In Nocardia sp. NBC_01327, the genomic stretch CCAAACTGTCCATCGACAGCGACTACAAGATCCCGTCCGATGTGGACGCCTGGGTCAAGAGTGTGTCCGCGATCGGTGAGCAGTACGTGGACCTGGTGCCGGTCGATAATCCCCAGGGCGGCAACCTGAAAGACGGTTCGGTCATTCAGGTCGATCGCACCAAGCTGCCGCAGGATGTCGGCACGCTGCTCGACCAGACCGACCGGTTGCTCAGCAGTGTCGCCGATACCAAGCTGCGCCAGGTCATCGACGACGCCTTCACCGCCTTCGACGGCGCCGGCCCGGATCTGCAGAAGTTCATCGACTCCGCATCGCTGCTGGTGCAGGAGGCGAAGAACAATACCGACGCCACCAAGGATCTGATCGACAAGATCGGCCCGCTGCTGGACACCCAGGTGCAGTCCGACTCGTCCATCCGGGAGTGGACCAAGGACCTGTCCACCGTGACAGATCAACTGCGCCAGCATGATCCGGCGTTGCGCAGTGTCCTCACCAAGGCGCCCGGCACCCTCTCGAGCGCCACCAAGCTGTTCCAGGACATGAAGCCGACGCTGCCGCTGCTCGCCCGCAATCTGGCGAGCGTCGGGCAGGTCAGCTACATCTACAACCCGAGCATCGAGCAGCTGCTGGTGGTCTTCCCGCCGCTGATCGCCGGACTGCTCTCCGTCGCGACGAACGGCCCGACCGAGTACGGCGCCATGGTCGACTTCATGGTCAGCGTCAACGACCCGCAGGGCTGTCAGACCGGCTTCCTGCCGGCCGATCAGCGGCGCTCGGCCGCCCTGCGCGATCATCCGGACACCCCGGCCGGGCTGTACTGCAAGGTGGCGCAGAACGCGCCGTTCGACGTCCGCGGTATCCGCAATACGCCGTGTATGGAATTCCCGGGCAAGCGCGCGCCCACGCCGGAACTGTGCCGTGACCCGCAGGGCTACCAGCCCGAGGGTGACAACCCGCAGTCCGGCCCGCCGCACCCGGTCGCGCCGGCGAGCGACACCACCCCGGGAGCACCCAACGGGACCCAACCGGCCTCGGTGGAAGAACGTCCGTACGATCCGAAGAGCGGAACCGTCCTCGATCAGGACGGCCGGTCCTTGCGGATCACCAATGTCGGAGCCGACGGCTCCGGCGTGGTGCCGGCCAGCCTGACATCTATGGTCCAGGAGCAGTTGAAATGAGTGAAACCAGCGGGGTGAACAAGCGGACCCGGCGACGCGCCATACGGTCGGAGGGCCCGCCGCCGGACGAACCGGGAACCACACAGGTGTTCGTAGCCCAGGTTCCCGCGGCGGCCACCCCGCTGGTCGAGGACGCCGCGGCCGAGCCGGCCGCGGCGGAGAGCACGGCCGCGGTGGTGGAGGACGCGCCTCCGGCCGCGCTCGACGCCGATGCCGTCGTCGAGGATGCCGCAGCCGCACCCACCGCGGGCGAGTCCGCCGAATCCGAAGCGCCCGCAGCTGTTTCGGCCCAGGCGACCGGCCGCTGGCAGTGGGCCGTGGCGGCGGCAGCGCTCGTGCTGGCCGTGGCGGTGGGCGCCGCGACCGTGTGGATGGGCATGCAGCGCAACGATCTTGCCGATCAGGCGGCGATGCGCGCGGACTACGTGCAGACCGCCAAGCAGGCCATGATCAATATTACGAATATCAGCGCCGACACCGCTCAGGACGACATCAAGCGGGTG encodes the following:
- a CDS encoding MlaD family protein, whose product is MKLTRFVKIQLIIFSVLTLIGLSVMGGQYIKIPAMFGIGRYDVTVLLQATGGLYENANVAYRGTNIGKVQEVRLTPDGVAAKLSIDSDYKIPSDVDAWVKSVSAIGEQYVDLVPVDNPQGGNLKDGSVIQVDRTKLPQDVGTLLDQTDRLLSSVADTKLRQVIDDAFTAFDGAGPDLQKFIDSASLLVQEAKNNTDATKDLIDKIGPLLDTQVQSDSSIREWTKDLSTVTDQLRQHDPALRSVLTKAPGTLSSATKLFQDMKPTLPLLARNLASVGQVSYIYNPSIEQLLVVFPPLIAGLLSVATNGPTEYGAMVDFMVSVNDPQGCQTGFLPADQRRSAALRDHPDTPAGLYCKVAQNAPFDVRGIRNTPCMEFPGKRAPTPELCRDPQGYQPEGDNPQSGPPHPVAPASDTTPGAPNGTQPASVEERPYDPKSGTVLDQDGRSLRITNVGADGSGVVPASLTSMVQEQLK